One Nostoc punctiforme PCC 73102 DNA window includes the following coding sequences:
- a CDS encoding methylenetetrahydrofolate reductase — MYHTHSPTAFRRAVQAGEFLVTAEVAPPKGGNPAHMIQMAATLKGRVHAVNVTDGSRAVLRMSSLLASVILSQNGIEPICQVACRDRNRIGLQADLMGAHALGIRNILALTGDPVKAGDHPDAKAVFDLEAVRLLQLIRKMNQGVDCNEKPLTDGALDLFVGAAVDPQCKSWSGLQSRFERKIEAGAQFFQSQLITDFERLEKFMDTIASGYKKPILAGIFLLKSAKNAQFINRCVPGVNIPQHIIDRLAKAKEPFEEGIKIAAEQVQIARQLCQGVHLMAVKREDAIAPILDLAGIAPVNQLVSK; from the coding sequence ATGTATCACACCCATAGCCCCACAGCCTTCCGTAGAGCTGTACAAGCAGGTGAATTTCTAGTTACCGCCGAGGTAGCACCCCCGAAAGGGGGAAATCCAGCGCACATGATTCAAATGGCGGCGACTCTTAAGGGAAGGGTTCATGCTGTCAATGTTACTGATGGTAGCCGCGCAGTGTTACGGATGTCTTCGTTACTCGCGTCGGTGATTTTGTCACAAAATGGTATAGAGCCGATCTGTCAAGTTGCTTGCCGCGATCGCAACCGCATTGGTTTACAAGCTGATTTGATGGGCGCTCATGCTTTAGGTATTCGTAATATTTTAGCTTTGACTGGAGACCCAGTAAAAGCAGGCGATCATCCAGATGCCAAAGCAGTGTTTGACTTAGAAGCGGTGCGACTGCTGCAACTAATTCGGAAGATGAATCAAGGCGTTGATTGCAACGAAAAACCCTTGACTGATGGAGCGTTAGATTTATTTGTTGGTGCAGCAGTAGATCCGCAATGTAAAAGTTGGTCGGGTTTACAAAGTCGATTTGAACGCAAAATCGAAGCCGGAGCGCAATTTTTTCAAAGTCAGTTAATTACCGATTTTGAACGTCTAGAAAAGTTTATGGATACCATTGCCTCTGGCTATAAAAAACCAATTTTGGCAGGAATTTTTCTGTTGAAATCGGCAAAAAATGCTCAGTTTATTAATAGATGTGTTCCGGGTGTCAATATTCCCCAACATATTATTGATAGATTGGCAAAAGCCAAAGAGCCTTTTGAGGAAGGGATAAAAATTGCAGCCGAACAAGTGCAGATAGCACGGCAATTGTGTCAAGGTGTCCATCTGATGGCAGTCAAGCGGGAAGATGCGATCGCACCAATTTTAGATTTGGCTGGGATTGCTCCAGTTAATCAGTTGGTATCTAAGTAA
- a CDS encoding phosphate-starvation-inducible PsiE family protein — translation MQKRQKSRFLFSDRWLDRHSIVRNMEAFQDLIVIVLCLGLFAVMLIQLWGIAIALTQPLDYKHVTAKILFVLILVELFRLLMVYLQEHSISVGVAVEVTIVSLLREIVVHGALEISWVNTLAICGLLFVLGGLLVVCAKTPHMDCMSANTKFCPVMYRGGRERQNDLEFQYSRQCDENKPLG, via the coding sequence ATGCAAAAGCGCCAGAAAAGTCGATTTTTATTTAGCGATCGCTGGCTTGATCGGCACTCAATTGTTCGCAACATGGAAGCCTTTCAAGACTTAATTGTGATTGTCTTGTGTTTAGGTTTATTCGCCGTCATGCTGATCCAATTGTGGGGAATAGCTATCGCCCTCACGCAGCCACTAGACTATAAACACGTGACTGCAAAAATACTATTTGTGTTAATTTTAGTCGAGTTATTTCGGCTATTAATGGTCTACTTACAAGAACATAGTATCTCTGTGGGAGTAGCAGTTGAGGTAACAATTGTATCCCTACTACGAGAAATAGTAGTTCACGGAGCGCTGGAAATTTCTTGGGTTAATACGCTTGCAATTTGTGGTTTGTTATTTGTTCTGGGTGGACTACTCGTAGTCTGTGCTAAAACTCCACACATGGATTGTATGAGCGCTAACACTAAGTTTTGTCCGGTTATGTATAGAGGAGGTAGGGAACGGCAAAATGATTTGGAATTCCAGTATTCACGTCAATGTGATGAAAATAAACCGCTTGGCTAA
- a CDS encoding ABC transporter ATP-binding protein: MKADSRPNYTILEVQELDVNYGGIQALKKINLIIQKGEVVTLIGANGAGKTTTLRAISKVVNSKSGVILYNGHNITRRQTHEVVQLGIAHCPEGRRVLARQTVFDNLLLGAYIRSNQAEIKADIQRQFELFPRLSQRRNQLAGTLSGGEQQMLAIARAVMSKPQLLLLDEPSLGLAPAIVREIFSIIENLRATGVTILLVEQNANLALQIADRGYVLEAGSITLTGVASELISDERVKKAYLG, translated from the coding sequence ATGAAAGCCGATAGTAGACCAAACTACACAATTTTAGAAGTTCAAGAACTTGATGTTAATTATGGCGGTATTCAAGCTCTGAAAAAGATTAATTTAATTATTCAAAAAGGCGAGGTAGTTACTCTAATTGGTGCTAATGGTGCTGGTAAAACTACTACACTCCGTGCCATATCTAAAGTAGTTAATTCTAAGAGTGGCGTAATTTTATATAATGGACATAATATTACTCGCCGCCAAACTCACGAAGTTGTACAACTTGGTATTGCCCATTGTCCTGAAGGACGTAGAGTATTAGCGCGGCAAACAGTATTTGACAATTTACTTTTAGGTGCTTATATTCGCTCCAATCAAGCAGAGATAAAAGCAGATATTCAGCGTCAGTTTGAGCTATTTCCACGTTTGTCACAAAGACGCAATCAACTAGCAGGAACTCTCAGTGGTGGCGAACAACAAATGTTAGCGATCGCTCGCGCTGTCATGAGTAAACCACAACTCTTACTTTTAGACGAGCCTAGCTTAGGTTTAGCACCTGCGATCGTCCGGGAAATCTTCTCGATTATTGAAAATCTCCGTGCTACAGGCGTGACTATTTTGTTAGTTGAACAAAACGCGAATTTGGCATTACAAATTGCCGATCGCGGTTATGTTTTGGAAGCGGGTTCTATCACATTAACAGGCGTAGCATCAGAATTAATTAGTGATGAGCGAGTTAAAAAAGCTTATTTAGGGTAA
- a CDS encoding fatty acid desaturase family protein: protein MEVSNAQKLIRQAEYAKKLRPLLPAEAFIPDASKLVILSINWAILILGWAIASYLDRWNLYFLWLYLPLAIVMGNSVIVLLFSSHDLMHGSVIKNSPIAKIMSLLGLAMLWMPPTLWKAVHNRKHHNKTNSLADPDRNYLYQQPKTWGKWIQDVCVPSAEVNPISLIVGMATAWGTHNLRNLTSVLLFNRESVSFVPAAFTVKTKERWLIAGELFVIVMIHLSILTYLQFNFLKIALSYFLPIGIGYAGAIFYIYTNHMLCKMTSVNDPLINSISLRVPKIVDKLHLNFSYHTEHHIFPGINSDYYPLVQKLLKIHYPERLNLLDAKDAWNLLMQTPRHYKNEDTFTDWSGEKSVPCAIIENYKIK, encoded by the coding sequence ATGGAAGTTAGTAACGCACAAAAGTTAATCCGTCAAGCAGAGTATGCAAAAAAATTGCGTCCCTTACTTCCTGCCGAAGCATTTATCCCTGATGCTAGTAAATTGGTCATTCTATCAATTAATTGGGCAATTCTGATTCTAGGCTGGGCGATCGCATCTTATCTAGATCGTTGGAATTTATATTTTTTATGGCTTTATTTACCTTTAGCTATAGTAATGGGTAATAGTGTCATCGTCTTGCTATTTAGCTCCCACGATCTGATGCACGGTAGCGTCATCAAAAACTCCCCTATAGCCAAAATTATGAGCTTACTAGGGCTAGCGATGTTGTGGATGCCACCCACATTGTGGAAAGCAGTACATAATCGAAAACATCATAATAAAACTAATTCATTGGCAGATCCCGATCGCAATTACTTATACCAGCAGCCGAAAACTTGGGGTAAATGGATTCAAGATGTATGCGTACCCTCTGCGGAAGTTAATCCTATCAGTTTAATAGTCGGAATGGCAACCGCATGGGGAACACATAATCTTCGGAATCTGACATCTGTGCTATTGTTTAATCGTGAATCTGTGAGTTTTGTTCCTGCTGCTTTTACAGTTAAAACTAAAGAACGTTGGTTAATTGCAGGTGAACTTTTTGTAATTGTCATGATTCATTTGAGTATCTTGACGTATTTACAATTTAATTTCCTAAAAATCGCGTTGAGTTACTTTTTGCCGATTGGTATTGGTTATGCTGGAGCAATATTTTACATCTATACAAACCACATGCTTTGCAAGATGACAAGTGTCAACGATCCACTGATTAATAGTATTTCTCTGCGTGTTCCTAAAATAGTTGACAAATTGCATTTAAATTTTTCTTATCATACAGAACACCATATTTTTCCAGGAATCAACTCTGACTATTATCCCCTAGTGCAAAAATTATTAAAGATACACTATCCTGAACGTTTAAATTTATTGGATGCCAAAGATGCTTGGAACTTGCTTATGCAAACACCAAGGCATTATAAAAATGAAGATACTTTTACCGATTGGTCGGGAGAAAAGTCTGTTCCTTGCGCTATCATCGAGAATTACAAAATTAAGTAA
- a CDS encoding ABC transporter permease: MNFLESIQMAGKTLLSNKLRSALTMLGIVIGNASVIAMIGIGEGGQKYVNKQLESLGPNVLFILPGNRETQRISFEVPKNLVLQDAEAIASQVPTVVGVAPELNRRQVVTYSNRNTDVNIIGTTPSFLSVRDFETAKGRFFSEVDIKRSNQVVVLGGDLAEKLFGNSNAIGKQLRIGNTSFQVIGTLTAKGSSVGADYDDAALIPITTSANRLVGKNSPYGIALDYLVAAARDSESVDAAEFQIANLLRLRHKINGEDDFTIRSQKDALQTVGQITGALTIMLAAIAGISLFVGGIGIMNIMLVSVTERTQEIGLRKAIGATEQDILLQFIIEAVIVSAAGGLVGTAVGISGILLVGALTPLEAALSPVAITMAVGVSGGIGLFFGVVPARRAAKLDPIVALRSA, from the coding sequence ATGAATTTTTTAGAAAGTATTCAAATGGCGGGGAAAACCCTGCTGTCGAATAAGCTGCGTAGCGCTCTTACGATGCTAGGTATAGTTATTGGTAACGCCTCAGTGATTGCCATGATTGGGATTGGCGAAGGTGGGCAAAAATACGTTAATAAACAACTGGAGTCATTAGGGCCAAATGTGCTTTTTATACTGCCAGGTAATCGAGAAACTCAGCGTATATCCTTTGAAGTACCAAAAAATTTAGTGTTACAAGATGCTGAAGCGATCGCTTCTCAAGTACCAACAGTAGTAGGAGTTGCGCCAGAGTTAAACAGAAGACAGGTAGTTACATATAGCAACCGAAACACTGATGTCAATATCATTGGTACAACTCCCAGCTTCTTATCAGTGCGGGATTTTGAAACTGCTAAAGGCAGATTTTTTAGCGAGGTAGATATCAAGCGAAGTAACCAAGTCGTTGTATTAGGTGGAGACTTGGCAGAAAAACTATTCGGTAATAGTAACGCTATTGGTAAGCAATTGCGAATTGGAAATACCAGCTTTCAAGTGATAGGCACATTAACAGCCAAAGGTTCTAGCGTCGGAGCAGATTATGATGATGCTGCGCTCATACCAATCACAACCTCAGCAAACCGACTTGTGGGAAAGAATTCTCCTTATGGTATTGCTTTAGATTATCTTGTTGCTGCCGCTCGTGATTCAGAGAGTGTGGATGCAGCAGAATTTCAAATTGCTAATTTGCTGCGTCTACGGCACAAAATTAATGGTGAAGATGACTTTACTATCCGCTCTCAAAAGGATGCTTTGCAGACTGTTGGTCAAATCACAGGTGCATTGACAATTATGCTAGCAGCGATCGCTGGCATATCTTTGTTTGTCGGCGGCATTGGCATTATGAATATTATGCTTGTCTCCGTCACCGAACGCACTCAAGAGATCGGATTGAGGAAAGCGATCGGGGCAACTGAGCAAGATATTTTGCTACAGTTCATCATTGAGGCAGTAATAGTTTCCGCAGCTGGTGGTTTAGTTGGGACTGCGGTTGGCATCAGTGGCATTCTATTAGTGGGAGCCTTAACTCCCTTAGAAGCGGCACTTTCTCCTGTAGCAATTACTATGGCAGTTGGTGTCTCTGGTGGTATTGGTTTGTTCTTTGGTGTTGTTCCTGCACGCCGTGCTGCTAAACTCGACCCAATTGTGGCTTTGAGAAGTGCTTAA
- a CDS encoding glucokinase: MTLLLAGDIGGTKTILQLVETSDSQGLHTIYQESYHSADFPDLVPIVQQFLIKANTPIPEKACFAIAGPIVKNTAKLTNLAWFLDTERLQQELGIPHIYLINDFAAVGYGISGLQKQDLHPLQVGKPQPETPIGIIGAGTGLGQGFLIKQGNNYQVFPSEGGHADFAPRNEIEFQLLKYLLDKHDIQRISVERVVSGMGIVAIYQFLRDRKFAAESPDIAQIVRTWEQEAGQEEKSVDPGAAIGTAALEKRDRLSEQTLQLFIEAYGAEAGNLALKLLPYGGLYIAGGIAPKILPLIQNSGFLLNFTQKGRMRPLLEEIPVYIILNPQVGLIGAALCAARL, encoded by the coding sequence ATGACTTTATTACTAGCAGGAGACATCGGCGGTACGAAAACTATTTTGCAATTGGTTGAAACATCAGATTCACAAGGTTTACATACTATTTATCAGGAAAGTTACCACAGTGCTGATTTTCCCGATTTAGTACCTATAGTGCAGCAGTTTTTAATCAAAGCTAATACACCAATACCAGAAAAGGCTTGTTTTGCGATCGCAGGGCCCATTGTCAAAAATACTGCCAAACTGACCAATTTAGCCTGGTTCCTAGATACCGAACGTCTACAACAAGAATTGGGTATCCCACATATTTATTTGATTAACGACTTCGCCGCCGTTGGCTATGGCATTTCAGGTTTACAAAAACAAGACTTGCACCCGTTGCAAGTTGGGAAACCTCAACCCGAAACCCCGATTGGAATTATTGGTGCTGGTACTGGCTTAGGGCAAGGATTTTTAATTAAGCAGGGAAACAACTATCAAGTTTTTCCTTCAGAAGGTGGACACGCTGACTTCGCGCCTCGGAACGAGATAGAGTTTCAATTGTTGAAATACCTGCTGGATAAACATGATATCCAGCGCATTTCTGTAGAACGGGTAGTTTCTGGAATGGGAATTGTGGCGATTTACCAATTTTTGCGCGATCGCAAATTTGCCGCCGAATCACCAGATATCGCCCAAATCGTCAGAACTTGGGAACAAGAAGCCGGACAGGAAGAGAAAAGTGTCGATCCCGGTGCTGCTATTGGTACAGCTGCACTAGAAAAACGCGATCGCCTTTCCGAACAAACCTTGCAATTATTTATAGAAGCTTATGGTGCAGAAGCCGGCAATCTCGCCCTTAAACTCCTACCTTATGGTGGCTTATACATTGCTGGTGGAATTGCGCCTAAAATTCTCCCCTTAATCCAAAATAGCGGTTTCTTATTAAACTTCACCCAAAAAGGCAGGATGCGCCCCCTCCTGGAAGAGATACCTGTGTATATTATCCTCAACCCACAAGTGGGGCTAATAGGTGCTGCTTTATGTGCTGCTAGGTTATAA
- a CDS encoding Uma2 family endonuclease yields the protein MIKSLTKSFILEEFLKLPETKPSSEYINGQIIQKPMPQGKHSILQGELVSNINSVTKPQKIALAFPELRCTYPAGSRSSSVYGGRSIVPDIAVFAWERILLDERGEVANVFKTSPDWTIEILSPDQSQTKVTGNILHCLKHGSRFGWLIDPDEHSVLVYPPKQQPELLQEEQEILPVPDLVNGFQLTVGQLFGWLKL from the coding sequence ATGATAAAATCACTAACTAAAAGCTTTATTTTAGAAGAATTTTTAAAGCTTCCAGAAACAAAGCCTAGCTCAGAATACATCAACGGTCAAATTATTCAAAAGCCAATGCCACAGGGGAAACATAGTATTCTCCAGGGTGAACTAGTCAGTAATATCAATTCTGTAACCAAACCTCAAAAAATTGCCCTTGCATTTCCAGAATTGCGATGTACTTACCCTGCGGGAAGCCGCTCTTCGAGCGTCTATGGCGGACGTTCAATTGTCCCTGATATAGCTGTGTTTGCTTGGGAACGGATTTTATTAGACGAGCGTGGAGAAGTGGCAAATGTCTTTAAGACATCTCCAGACTGGACGATTGAGATTCTTTCACCCGATCAAAGCCAGACTAAAGTAACTGGAAATATTCTACATTGTTTAAAACATGGTAGTCGCTTCGGTTGGCTAATTGATCCAGATGAGCATTCTGTTTTAGTTTATCCACCAAAGCAGCAACCAGAACTTTTACAAGAAGAACAAGAAATATTACCAGTTCCAGATTTAGTTAACGGCTTTCAATTAACTGTAGGGCAATTATTTGGATGGTTAAAGTTATAA
- a CDS encoding histidine phosphatase family protein, giving the protein MSQIVWIARHANRLDFVNPDWFLTAERRYDPPLSDDGMVQAQQLARRLKKENIGHIFASPFLRTVQTANAVAELLNLPIKLETGLSEWLNPAWMTEEPERLSTPALAKLFPRIDTSYTSRIAAKYPETHEKVRERSGQTARCLATEFFPEDILLVAHGASVLGGAMGLVGEIAKTEVKASLCSLVKVVREDPEWFLELTGDTSHLTHIEEVIRFA; this is encoded by the coding sequence ATGAGTCAAATAGTCTGGATAGCAAGACACGCTAACCGCCTCGATTTCGTAAACCCCGATTGGTTTCTTACCGCCGAACGGCGCTACGATCCACCTTTGTCTGATGATGGTATGGTGCAGGCACAACAGTTAGCTAGACGATTGAAAAAAGAAAACATTGGTCATATTTTTGCTTCCCCTTTCCTGCGAACCGTACAAACGGCAAACGCAGTTGCAGAATTGCTCAACTTGCCAATTAAATTGGAAACAGGTTTGAGTGAATGGCTAAATCCAGCTTGGATGACAGAAGAACCTGAAAGACTCTCAACTCCAGCATTAGCAAAATTATTCCCCAGAATTGACACCAGCTATACTTCGCGCATCGCCGCTAAATATCCTGAAACTCACGAAAAAGTGCGAGAACGTTCTGGGCAAACTGCGAGATGTTTAGCTACTGAGTTCTTCCCAGAGGATATCCTGCTAGTAGCACATGGGGCATCTGTGTTGGGGGGAGCAATGGGGCTAGTGGGGGAAATTGCCAAAACAGAAGTCAAGGCTTCTTTATGTTCGTTGGTAAAAGTGGTACGCGAAGATCCAGAATGGTTCTTAGAACTAACGGGAGATACTTCCCATTTAACCCACATAGAAGAAGTTATTCGATTTGCTTAA
- the trpS gene encoding tryptophan--tRNA ligase — translation MGKQRVLSGVQPTGNYHLGNYLGAIRNWVEGQSEYENYLFVADLHAITVPHDPKQLAADTYTLAALYLACGLDLNHSTIFVQSHVSAHSELTWLLNCITPLNWLQDMIQFKEKAVKQGENVSAGLLDYPVLMAADILLYQADKVPVGEDQKQHLELTRDIAARLNHQFGKPDQPVLKLPDPLIRKEGARVMSLADGTRKMSKSDPSELSRISLLDSPEQIQYKIKRCKTDPIRGLTFDDPARPECNNLLTLYTLLSGKRKEDVAVECQDMGWGQFKPLLTDTIIESLKPIQEKYQAVTADKSYLESVLRDGGEKARAIANQTLSQVKAALGYSLPL, via the coding sequence ATGGGCAAGCAACGTGTTCTTTCTGGAGTTCAACCAACGGGCAATTACCATCTAGGTAACTACTTAGGAGCCATTCGCAACTGGGTAGAAGGTCAGAGTGAATACGAAAATTACCTCTTTGTGGCTGATTTGCACGCGATTACAGTGCCACACGACCCGAAACAGTTGGCAGCTGATACCTACACTCTTGCTGCTCTCTATCTAGCTTGTGGTCTAGATTTAAATCACTCCACCATCTTTGTACAATCTCACGTTTCAGCCCACAGTGAACTCACCTGGTTGCTCAACTGCATTACACCTCTAAACTGGCTGCAAGACATGATTCAGTTTAAGGAAAAAGCTGTTAAACAGGGAGAAAATGTGAGTGCAGGTTTGTTGGATTACCCAGTCTTGATGGCGGCTGATATTTTGCTTTACCAAGCGGATAAAGTACCAGTGGGTGAAGACCAAAAGCAACACTTGGAATTGACAAGGGATATTGCAGCTCGGTTAAATCACCAATTTGGTAAACCAGACCAACCAGTTCTAAAGTTACCAGACCCTTTGATTCGTAAGGAAGGGGCAAGGGTGATGAGTTTAGCGGATGGTACACGCAAAATGTCGAAGTCCGATCCTTCAGAGTTAAGCCGAATCAGCTTGCTAGATTCACCCGAACAGATTCAATACAAAATTAAGCGTTGTAAAACCGATCCGATTCGTGGGCTGACTTTCGACGATCCTGCGCGTCCAGAGTGTAATAACTTGTTAACGCTGTATACATTGCTTTCCGGGAAGAGAAAGGAAGATGTAGCAGTTGAGTGCCAGGATATGGGCTGGGGACAATTCAAACCATTGTTGACAGACACAATTATTGAGTCCTTGAAACCAATCCAAGAAAAATATCAAGCGGTAACGGCAGATAAAAGCTATTTGGAGTCTGTATTGCGCGATGGAGGGGAAAAAGCTAGAGCGATCGCAAATCAAACTTTATCACAAGTAAAAGCTGCTTTAGGCTACTCGCTTCCTCTCTAA
- a CDS encoding DUF4351 domain-containing protein, with protein MAKAADIGSKRLINLAPDAWVQWVTQRPEVVAKEILGSEFHWISRETDVLVKAYSATHGDFLVLNELQLRYTAQMPLRMRAYAALAQERYRLPTYPVLINILPPPSTLTIVNSYEQEFLGLRAIQDYRVINLWEIDAEIVFEQPLPSLLPFVPILRGGGEVSVVQRALQALRADAQLNELESLLAFFASFVLEMPLVQQMMRWDMAILRESPWYHEIEQRGIQEGARRQLIRVLEQRFGEIPHEVEVRLEGKNVEQLEILMDSAIAVNSLDEFLTIISA; from the coding sequence GTGGCAAAAGCAGCAGATATTGGTAGCAAGCGACTAATTAATTTAGCTCCCGATGCATGGGTACAGTGGGTGACACAGCGTCCTGAAGTTGTGGCGAAAGAAATTCTCGGTTCTGAATTTCACTGGATTAGCCGAGAGACAGATGTTTTAGTGAAGGCATATAGTGCCACTCACGGGGATTTTCTGGTATTAAATGAACTACAACTGCGTTATACAGCACAGATGCCTCTACGCATGAGAGCCTATGCTGCCCTAGCACAAGAACGCTACCGATTGCCAACTTACCCAGTACTGATCAATATTTTACCGCCTCCATCTACTTTAACTATTGTCAATAGTTACGAACAGGAATTTTTGGGATTACGTGCCATCCAAGATTATCGCGTGATTAATTTGTGGGAAATCGATGCTGAAATAGTGTTTGAGCAACCACTACCATCGTTACTACCCTTTGTGCCAATCCTGCGAGGAGGAGGAGAGGTATCAGTTGTGCAACGCGCATTACAGGCGCTACGAGCAGATGCACAGTTGAACGAATTAGAATCATTGTTGGCATTTTTTGCTAGCTTTGTTTTGGAAATGCCTTTAGTGCAACAAATGATGAGGTGGGATATGGCAATATTGCGAGAATCGCCTTGGTATCACGAGATTGAGCAAAGAGGTATTCAAGAGGGTGCGCGACGGCAGTTAATCCGAGTATTGGAACAACGCTTTGGCGAAATTCCCCATGAGGTAGAAGTAAGGCTTGAGGGCAAAAATGTAGAACAATTAGAAATTTTAATGGATAGTGCGATCGCAGTGAATTCTTTAGACGAATTTCTCACAATTATATCTGCGTGA
- a CDS encoding efflux RND transporter periplasmic adaptor subunit, which produces MATHIEIPVIGKVKYPFRWLMGLITGGVLVVGTITTYTLMNQGTKEDIAQLTVPVAAKNVTLRITASGKVVPVQSVNISPKNPGVLSQLYVQQGDRIQQGQILARMDSASIEAQRSQYRANLAQSQAQLAEALAGSRPQEIAQAKARLAQAQAQLAQARAGNRPQEIAQSQSQVDAAQAKVNYTSEQVKRYQYLYKEGAEKKQLLDQAISEDKSARASLEEAKKRLSLVQSGTRSEEIDQRQAAVNEARAALVLLEDGTRSEEIAQRQAAVASAEAQLKGVQVQLEDTIIRAPLSGIVTQKYAEPGAFVTPTTSASTSASATSSSIVAVARGLEILAQVPEADIGRIKPGQQVEIVADAYPDQVFKGHVRLIAPEAVVEQGVTSFQVRVALDTGTDKLRSGLNVDLTFLGDRVNNALVLPTVSIVTEKGQTGVLVPDAKNKPQFREVTIGAQIQNQTQILDGVKEGDRVFVNPPKDYKIEKAKEQNKS; this is translated from the coding sequence ATGGCTACGCACATAGAAATTCCTGTTATTGGCAAAGTTAAGTATCCATTTCGCTGGCTGATGGGGCTGATAACAGGAGGTGTCTTGGTTGTTGGTACTATCACAACCTACACCCTGATGAATCAAGGGACAAAAGAAGATATTGCTCAATTAACTGTGCCAGTGGCGGCGAAAAATGTCACATTGAGAATTACAGCTAGCGGTAAAGTCGTACCAGTTCAGAGCGTAAATATTAGTCCGAAGAACCCCGGAGTGCTATCGCAATTATATGTACAACAAGGCGATCGCATTCAACAAGGGCAAATCCTTGCCCGCATGGATAGTGCAAGCATTGAGGCCCAAAGAAGCCAGTACCGTGCTAACTTAGCCCAAAGTCAAGCGCAATTAGCCGAAGCCCTTGCTGGTAGTCGTCCTCAAGAAATTGCTCAAGCTAAGGCGCGGTTAGCACAAGCTCAAGCCCAGCTAGCCCAAGCTAGGGCTGGTAATCGTCCCCAAGAGATTGCTCAATCTCAATCCCAAGTAGATGCGGCTCAAGCAAAGGTGAATTACACCAGCGAACAGGTAAAGCGTTATCAATACTTATATAAAGAGGGAGCAGAGAAAAAACAATTACTCGATCAAGCCATCAGCGAAGACAAGAGTGCTAGAGCCAGTTTAGAAGAAGCTAAAAAACGATTGTCGTTAGTCCAAAGTGGGACTCGGAGTGAGGAAATCGACCAACGTCAAGCAGCTGTTAATGAAGCACGGGCAGCATTGGTACTGTTAGAAGATGGTACTCGTTCTGAGGAAATTGCCCAGCGCCAAGCGGCTGTAGCCAGTGCTGAAGCTCAATTGAAGGGTGTGCAAGTGCAGTTGGAAGATACAATTATTCGCGCTCCACTTTCGGGAATTGTGACGCAAAAATATGCAGAACCGGGTGCTTTTGTGACACCCACCACTTCTGCTTCTACTAGCGCGTCGGCAACTTCTAGTTCAATTGTTGCCGTAGCACGTGGGTTAGAAATATTAGCTCAAGTTCCTGAAGCCGATATTGGCAGAATTAAACCGGGACAGCAGGTGGAAATTGTCGCTGATGCTTATCCCGATCAAGTTTTTAAAGGTCATGTGCGCCTAATTGCTCCAGAAGCAGTGGTGGAACAAGGCGTGACATCCTTCCAGGTGCGGGTTGCTCTTGATACTGGTACAGATAAACTGCGTTCTGGCTTAAATGTGGATCTGACTTTTTTAGGCGATCGCGTCAATAATGCCTTGGTGTTACCAACGGTGTCAATCGTCACCGAAAAGGGTCAAACTGGTGTACTTGTACCTGATGCAAAGAATAAACCCCAGTTCCGCGAAGTTACAATTGGGGCGCAAATCCAAAACCAAACTCAGATTTTAGATGGAGTTAAAGAAGGGGATCGCGTTTTTGTTAATCCACCCAAAGACTACAAAATTGAGAAGGCGAAAGAACAGAATAAATCGTAA